Proteins encoded in a region of the Gigantopelta aegis isolate Gae_Host chromosome 13, Gae_host_genome, whole genome shotgun sequence genome:
- the LOC121387894 gene encoding uncharacterized protein LOC121387894, whose translation MTMFARAVSVVVVIALCVVDDVSGCSCSRPGPATDVMCRQDRFVVKGTVNDVKIDSDNVGYYYITVEEVFWLPAEGEDNSTITVIAFVPNGFSCSASFDKGQTYLLTGSYYNGRFVTSYCHRLAKWDDVPRNEIEALRNFPSCISLNLDEFQSN comes from the exons ATGACTATGTTTGCTCGAGCCGTGTCTGTGGTAGTCGTTATCGCGCTGTGTGTGGTTGATGACGTCAGTGGCTGTTCGTGTTCCAGGCCGGGACCAGCGACTGATGTGATGTGTCGTCAAGATAGATTCG TGGTCAAGGGAACGGTGAATGACGTCAAGATAGATTCGGACAATGTTGGATACTACTACATAACAGTAGAAGAAGTATTTTGG CTGCCAGCCGAGGGTGAAGACAATTCCACCATCACGGTGATAGCGTTCGTCCCCAACGGATTCTCGTGTTCAGCGTCCTTCGACAAAGGTCAAACGTACCTCTTAACAG GTTCATACTATAATGGTCGTTTCGTGACATCCTACTGCCACAGATTAGCCAAGTGGGACGATGTTCCGAGGAATGAAATCGAGGCTCTGAGGAATTTCCCATCATGCATTTCGCTTAACCTAGATGAATTTCAAAGTAACTGA